The following coding sequences lie in one Candidatus Beckwithbacteria bacterium genomic window:
- the tadA gene encoding Flp pilus assembly complex ATPase component TadA, protein MKLSTAQLEKILVGSGFVNAQDFKLAAKSAAELNIDIADILIFRGIISEQALGQLIAEHLKVPFITIGQQVIPMELMDLIPEKIARSHSVVPFALEKNNLKLAMSDPNDFEAVEFVRRHTGYNVEPFYATTADIRKALGQYKRNIRKDFEQIISQNIKLAGKGADLLKVAEDLPIVKILDTVLDYAIAEGTSDIHIEVNSNEVMIRFRVDGMLRDIIALPKKIESALVARIKILANLKIDEHRIPQDGRYKYDMSGEVVAFRVSIIPGYYGENVVLRLLPETTRPHSLEELGFGGKNLEILKNQIHRPHGMILVTGPTGSGKTTSLYSVLNMLNNVNVKICTIEDPIEYGLNRLIQIQVNNKSGLTFAAGLRALLRHDPDIMMVGEIRDTETAEIAVHAALTGHLVLTTLHTNDAPGAIPRMLDMGVEAYLLSSTVNVVLAQRLVRKICQNCLYEQKPDTATLEYFKKMLGRDISKQKFYAGKGCEECGQTGYKGRIGIYELFEVNEEIRQLTIKGASGDELKAQAQKDGMKTMMEDGIDKVASGQTTLEEVLRAVRE, encoded by the coding sequence CTGATTGCTGAACATCTCAAAGTTCCTTTCATTACTATCGGCCAGCAGGTGATTCCCATGGAGCTTATGGATCTGATACCAGAAAAAATCGCCAGGTCTCATTCGGTGGTTCCTTTTGCTCTGGAGAAGAATAACTTAAAACTGGCGATGAGTGACCCCAATGATTTTGAAGCAGTTGAATTTGTAAGGCGACATACGGGATACAATGTTGAACCGTTTTATGCCACTACGGCTGATATTAGAAAAGCCTTAGGTCAATACAAACGCAATATTAGAAAAGACTTTGAGCAAATTATTTCTCAAAATATTAAATTGGCTGGTAAGGGAGCGGACCTTTTAAAAGTAGCTGAAGACCTACCTATTGTTAAAATCCTAGACACAGTTTTGGATTACGCTATTGCTGAAGGAACCTCTGATATTCACATTGAAGTTAATAGTAATGAAGTAATGATTCGTTTCAGGGTTGATGGTATGCTACGCGATATTATTGCCTTACCTAAAAAGATTGAATCAGCTCTGGTGGCTCGGATTAAGATTTTAGCCAACCTAAAAATTGATGAACACCGAATTCCTCAAGATGGTCGATATAAATACGATATGTCCGGCGAAGTAGTTGCATTCCGGGTTTCTATTATCCCAGGTTATTATGGTGAAAACGTCGTGCTGCGGTTGTTGCCGGAAACGACGAGGCCTCATTCTCTGGAAGAACTAGGTTTTGGAGGTAAAAACTTAGAGATTTTAAAAAACCAAATTCATCGGCCTCATGGCATGATTTTAGTGACTGGTCCCACTGGTTCAGGTAAAACCACCTCTTTGTATTCAGTATTAAACATGCTCAACAACGTCAATGTCAAAATTTGTACCATTGAAGACCCAATTGAGTATGGATTAAACCGCTTGATTCAAATTCAAGTCAACAACAAATCTGGACTCACTTTTGCAGCTGGGTTGCGAGCGCTGCTGCGACATGACCCAGATATTATGATGGTAGGAGAAATTCGGGATACGGAAACAGCTGAGATTGCAGTGCACGCAGCCTTAACCGGCCATTTAGTTTTGACCACGCTGCATACCAATGATGCGCCAGGAGCAATCCCTAGGATGTTGGATATGGGAGTGGAAGCCTACTTATTATCTTCAACTGTTAATGTAGTGCTGGCTCAACGGTTAGTCCGCAAAATCTGTCAGAACTGCTTGTATGAGCAAAAGCCAGATACCGCTACTTTGGAATACTTTAAAAAAATGTTAGGTAGAGACATCTCTAAACAAAAATTTTACGCTGGTAAAGGTTGTGAAGAATGTGGCCAGACAGGGTATAAAGGACGGATTGGCATTTATGAACTTTTTGAGGTAAACGAAGAGATTAGACAGCTCACGATCAAAGGAGCTTCAGGAGATGAGCTTAAGGCTCAGGCTCAGAAAGATGGGATGAAAACTATGATGGAGGATGGGATTGATAAAGTCGCCTCTGGTCAAACGACGCTTGAGGAAGTTTTGAGAGCAGTCAGGGAATAA
- a CDS encoding type II secretion system F family protein yields MPLFYYKGLQENGKVIEQTIQAHSQDEVVALLRSKSLRILSIKSAKAKKDLLQGGVSVAEKANFCRYLAVMIKSGLAISEAVETIQAETENKRMKSILQDMSFALQEGGEISQVLTKYPDVFDEVFLALVRAGEQSGSLEKTFEYLSQQLYASHRLNNKIKGAMMYPMVIFAAMGGVGILMMTFVLPRLGSVFLKMNIPLPTPTRLLLEFGNFMGKNVVLVFLSLIIIGVIVATLFKTHQTRKFLMAQIANFPVVKKLFRQTDLARFSRTLATLLQSGVPIVAALNISSAVFSQFGFIKLAKNFEKGVTEGKTIASMLTDEQKTFPSIMVQTIKTGEKTGTLDSVLLELADYYEAELEDALKEFTTILEPVIMLIIGVAVGAMVIMIIAPIYSVLGGLQSSMGK; encoded by the coding sequence GTGCCACTTTTTTACTATAAAGGTCTCCAGGAAAACGGTAAGGTAATTGAGCAAACCATTCAGGCTCATAGTCAGGATGAAGTGGTAGCGCTACTGCGCAGTAAAAGCTTGCGGATTTTATCAATCAAATCAGCTAAAGCTAAAAAAGACTTATTGCAAGGTGGAGTTTCTGTGGCTGAAAAAGCTAATTTCTGCCGCTATTTAGCGGTTATGATCAAATCAGGACTAGCGATTTCCGAGGCAGTGGAAACTATCCAGGCCGAAACTGAAAACAAACGAATGAAATCAATTTTGCAAGACATGAGTTTTGCCTTGCAGGAAGGAGGCGAGATTTCTCAAGTTTTAACTAAGTATCCGGATGTTTTTGATGAAGTCTTTTTGGCGTTAGTGCGGGCTGGTGAACAATCCGGGTCTTTGGAAAAAACCTTTGAGTATTTAAGCCAGCAGCTGTATGCTTCACACCGGCTCAACAATAAAATCAAAGGAGCCATGATGTATCCTATGGTTATTTTTGCCGCTATGGGTGGAGTAGGGATTTTAATGATGACTTTTGTTTTGCCTCGTTTGGGTTCAGTTTTTCTTAAGATGAATATTCCCTTACCAACTCCAACTAGACTCTTGTTGGAATTTGGAAATTTTATGGGTAAAAATGTGGTTCTGGTTTTCTTGAGTCTAATTATCATTGGCGTAATAGTTGCAACCTTGTTTAAAACTCATCAAACCCGGAAGTTTTTGATGGCCCAGATAGCTAATTTTCCAGTCGTCAAAAAACTATTTCGCCAAACTGACTTGGCTCGGTTTTCCAGAACTTTGGCAACTCTGCTGCAATCAGGAGTGCCTATTGTAGCAGCTCTTAATATTTCCTCTGCAGTTTTTAGTCAATTTGGTTTTATTAAACTTGCTAAAAATTTTGAAAAAGGAGTCACTGAAGGTAAAACTATTGCTAGTATGCTCACTGACGAGCAAAAAACTTTTCCATCAATTATGGTGCAAACTATTAAGACTGGGGAAAAAACCGGAACTTTGGATTCGGTGCTACTGGAATTGGCTGACTACTACGAAGCTGAGCTGGAAGATGCCTTGAAAGAATTTACCACTATTTTGGAGCCGGTGATTATGCTGATTATTGGCGTAGCAGTGGGAGCTATGGTGATTATGATTATTGCTCCTATTTACTCAGTTTTAGGAGGCCTGCAAAGCTCAATGGGCAAGTAG